Proteins from a single region of Clupea harengus chromosome 5, Ch_v2.0.2, whole genome shotgun sequence:
- the LOC105908287 gene encoding tetraspanin-31 yields MVCGGFTCSKNALYSLNVVYMLVGLLLIAVAAWGKGYGTVSSIHIIGGVIAVGVFVLLIAVIGLITASSHHQVMLFFYMLILFLVFLFQFGVSCSCLAISMDQQGKLLNTSWSYMGDDTRQSLEQHLDCCGFLNTTASIEQFNKDINACTAECKVKKECSSCGDLMLQHSGKVLKILGGVGLFFSFTQIFGVWLAMRYRNQKDPRSNPSAFL; encoded by the exons ATGGTTTGTGGGGGCTTCACCTGTTCAAAGAATGCTCTGTACTCCCTGAATGTGGTTTATATG CTGGTGGGCCTGCTCCTCATCGCCGTGGCAGCGTGGGGGAAAGGCTATGGCACCGTCTCCAGCATCCACATCATCGGTGGGGTGATCGCCGTGGGCGTCTTCGTCCTCCTCATCGCCGTCATCGGACTCATCACGGCCTCCAGCCACCACCAAGTCATGCTCTTCTTC TACATGCTCATTCTGTTCCTGGTATTCCTTTTCCAGTTTGGGGTGTCATGCTCCTGTTTAGCCATCAGCATGGAccagcag gggaaGCTGCTGAACACCTCATGGAGCTACATGGGCGATGACACGAGGCAGAGTCTGGAGCAGCACCTGGATTGCTGTGGCTTCCTCAACACCACCGCCAGCATCGAGCAGTTCAATAAGGACATCAACGCCTGCACAGCC GAGTGTAAGGTGAAGAAGGAGTGTTCTTCCTGTGGAGACCTGATGCTGCAGCACTCCGGCAAAGTCCTCAAAATCCTGGGAGGGGTGGGACTGTTCTTCAGTTTCACACAG ATTTTTGGGGTGTGGCTTGCCATGCGTTACAGGAACCAGAAAGACCCACGGTCCAATCCCAGTGCTTTCCTATAG
- the cdk4 gene encoding cyclin-dependent kinase 4 isoform X2 yields the protein MAQEVQYEPVAQIGGGAYGTVYKARDRESGQFVALKSVRVQTDQDGLPLSTVREVALLKRLEQFDHPNIVKLMDVCASPRTDQETKVTLVFEHVDQDLKTYLEKAPAPGLPAHTIRDLMKQLVNGLEFLHSHRVVHRDLKPENILVTSRGQVKLADFGLARMYSCHMALTPVVVTLWYRSPEVLLQSTYATPVDIWSTGCIFAEMFRRKPLFCGESEADQLGKIFEVIGLPSEEDWPADVTLKRHNFSPQKPLPFPDHVPEICSKGEDLLKKMLSFDPLRRISALNALHHDYMKEED from the exons ATGGCTCAGGAGGTTCAGTATGAGCCGGTGGCCCAGATCGGCGGCGGTGCCTATGGGACGGTGTATAAGGCGCGGGACCGGGAGAGCGGCCAGTTTGTGGCGCTGAAGAGCGTGCGTGTGCAGACGGACCAGGACGGCCTGCCCCTCTCCACCGTCAGGGAGGTGGCGCTGCTCAAACGCCTGGAGCAGTTCGACCATCCCAACATCGTCAA gCTAATGGATGTTTGTGCCTCCCCCCGGACGGACCAGGAGACTAAAGTCACGCTGGTGTTTGAGCATGTGGACCAGGACCTGAAGACCTATCTAGAGAAAGCCCCAGCTCCTGGCCTACCAGCACACACTATTAGG gACCTGATGAAGCAGCTGGTGAATGGTCTGGAGTTTCTGCACTCGCATCGTGTGGTGCACCGTGACCTGAAGCCTGAGAACATCCTggtgaccagcagggggcaggtCAAGCTGGCTGACTTTGGCCTGGCGCGCATGTACAGCTGTCACATGGCCCTCACACCTGTG GTGGTGACGCTGTGGTATCGCTCTCCTGAGGTCCTTCTCCAGTCCACGTATGCCACACCTGTGGACATATGGAGCACGGGCTGCATCTTCGCCGAGATGTTCCGACgcaa ACCCCTGTTTTGTGGGGAGTCTGAAGCGGACCAGCTGGGGAAGATTTTTGA AGTGATTGGCCTGCCATCTGAGGAGGACTGGCCTGCGGACGTCACTCTGAAGCGCCACAACTTCAGCCCACAGAAGCCACTGCCATTCCCAGACCACGTGCCCGAGATCTGCAGCAAAGGTGAAGACCTGCTTAAG AAAATGCTCTCCTTCGATCCTCTGAGAAGAATTTCTGCCTTAAACGCTCTCCATCATGACTACATGAAAGAAGAGGACTAA
- the cdk4 gene encoding cyclin-dependent kinase 4 isoform X1: MGCQSAYAYQAMAQEVQYEPVAQIGGGAYGTVYKARDRESGQFVALKSVRVQTDQDGLPLSTVREVALLKRLEQFDHPNIVKLMDVCASPRTDQETKVTLVFEHVDQDLKTYLEKAPAPGLPAHTIRDLMKQLVNGLEFLHSHRVVHRDLKPENILVTSRGQVKLADFGLARMYSCHMALTPVVVTLWYRSPEVLLQSTYATPVDIWSTGCIFAEMFRRKPLFCGESEADQLGKIFEVIGLPSEEDWPADVTLKRHNFSPQKPLPFPDHVPEICSKGEDLLKKMLSFDPLRRISALNALHHDYMKEED; encoded by the exons ATGGGTTGTCAATCAGCATATGCTTACCAG gcgATGGCTCAGGAGGTTCAGTATGAGCCGGTGGCCCAGATCGGCGGCGGTGCCTATGGGACGGTGTATAAGGCGCGGGACCGGGAGAGCGGCCAGTTTGTGGCGCTGAAGAGCGTGCGTGTGCAGACGGACCAGGACGGCCTGCCCCTCTCCACCGTCAGGGAGGTGGCGCTGCTCAAACGCCTGGAGCAGTTCGACCATCCCAACATCGTCAA gCTAATGGATGTTTGTGCCTCCCCCCGGACGGACCAGGAGACTAAAGTCACGCTGGTGTTTGAGCATGTGGACCAGGACCTGAAGACCTATCTAGAGAAAGCCCCAGCTCCTGGCCTACCAGCACACACTATTAGG gACCTGATGAAGCAGCTGGTGAATGGTCTGGAGTTTCTGCACTCGCATCGTGTGGTGCACCGTGACCTGAAGCCTGAGAACATCCTggtgaccagcagggggcaggtCAAGCTGGCTGACTTTGGCCTGGCGCGCATGTACAGCTGTCACATGGCCCTCACACCTGTG GTGGTGACGCTGTGGTATCGCTCTCCTGAGGTCCTTCTCCAGTCCACGTATGCCACACCTGTGGACATATGGAGCACGGGCTGCATCTTCGCCGAGATGTTCCGACgcaa ACCCCTGTTTTGTGGGGAGTCTGAAGCGGACCAGCTGGGGAAGATTTTTGA AGTGATTGGCCTGCCATCTGAGGAGGACTGGCCTGCGGACGTCACTCTGAAGCGCCACAACTTCAGCCCACAGAAGCCACTGCCATTCCCAGACCACGTGCCCGAGATCTGCAGCAAAGGTGAAGACCTGCTTAAG AAAATGCTCTCCTTCGATCCTCTGAGAAGAATTTCTGCCTTAAACGCTCTCCATCATGACTACATGAAAGAAGAGGACTAA